A region of Trachemys scripta elegans isolate TJP31775 chromosome 24, CAS_Tse_1.0, whole genome shotgun sequence DNA encodes the following proteins:
- the LOC117869584 gene encoding interferon-inducible GTPase 5-like, translating to MSTEDFKAEVKAGNLARAVSIAQEIMNRRFAVAVIGMLGSGVSSFINAIKDLKNYDAGAAQIALVGKRTNRSPTSYRHPTDLNLYFCDMPEISCSDFKADKYLEQVGFDPYDFFIIIASERFINVHTELAKEIQRRGKSFFFVRSKVDNVLAEMAEESDLRRIREECTERLRIAGLTDHQVFLISSSRLSCYDFPLLKETLSNKILSQEREKLLDISQSTLQEKKKEKLMPAIGKSIQAGGVATAVWLAPFDNYDADIVIDIVKGYYKDYGLDDDSLSTLAGHAGQDVKDLKAVMTCPQASEITTNYISDILIKYTPIESKVLRRVPVLGGAFCMARTGGVMLRFLNELTENTNSVLRKALEGKGRKSE from the coding sequence ATGTCCACCGAAGATTTCAAGGCAGAGGTGAAAGCAGGGAACCTTGCCAGAGCTGTTTCCATAGCCCAGGAGATCATGAATCGCAGATTTGCCGTTGCTGTCATTGGAATGTTGGGCTCTGGTGTATCATCCTTTATCAATGCAATCAAGGATCTGAAGAATTATGATGCAGGAGCTGCCCAAATTGCATTGGTGGGGAAAAGGACAAACAGATCACCTACCTCCTACAGACATCCTACAGACCTTAACTTGTACTTTTGTGACATGCCAGAGATCTCATGTTCAGATTTTAAAGCAGACAAGTATCTTGAGCAGGTAGGCTTTGACCCATATGACTTTTTCATCATAATTGCCTCTGAGCGTTTCATAAACGTCCATACTGAACTCGCTAAGGAAattcagagaaggggaaaaagctTTTTCTTTGTACGCTCCAAAGTGGACAATGTGTTAGCTGAAATGGCTGAGGAGAGCGACCTGCGAAGGATCCGAGAGGAGTGCACAGAGCGCCTGCGAATAGCAGGTCTGACTGACCACCAGGTTTTTCTCATATCCAGCAGTAGACTTTCCTGTTATGATTTTCCCCTCCTGAAAGAAACTTTATCAAACAAAATCTTaagtcaggagagagagaaattactgGACATCTCACAGTCCACtctgcaagagaaaaaaaaagaaaaattgatgcCTGCAATTGGAAAAAGCATCCAGGCAGGTGGGGTTGCTACTGCTGTTTGGCTGGCTCCCTTTGATAATTATGATGCTGACATCGTGATAGATATCGTAAAAGGCTATTACAAAGATTATGGCCTGGATGACGACTCCCTCTCTACTCTCGCTGGGCACGCTGGGCAGGATGTCAAAGATCTGAAGGCTGTGATGACATGTCCACAGGCCTCAGAAATAACAACCAATTATATAAGTGATATACTGATTAAATATACTCCTATAGAGAGTAAAGTTCTCCGGCGGGTACCAGTGCTAGGTGGAGCTTTTTGTATGGCAAGAACAGGTGGTGTGATGCTCCGCTTTTTGAATGAACTAACTGAAAATACCAACAGCGTTCTCAGAAAGGCTTTGGAGGGAAAAGGGAGAAAGTCAGAGTAA